In Urechidicola croceus, a single window of DNA contains:
- a CDS encoding TetR/AcrR family transcriptional regulator: protein MIDKKELLECSITKFLKFGSKAFTLDELSKDLGISKKSIYKYFNTKEDLVTEGIIYLIEKYSDEVEERILDIEDPIKKIIVTYKIGFEYLKLFKPSFLFGLKKYYHNADNFFENFRIEVVKKSILPLLEEAQIKQYLRKDLNLNLMCDLYFYKISDYLFNPINLFDKYESHEILDHLIINNLRGFLTDKYFENHHLPV, encoded by the coding sequence ATGATTGATAAAAAAGAACTTTTAGAGTGTTCAATTACTAAATTTCTAAAATTTGGTAGTAAAGCGTTTACGCTAGATGAACTCTCTAAAGATCTTGGAATATCAAAAAAATCAATATATAAGTACTTTAATACAAAAGAAGATCTTGTAACAGAAGGAATCATTTATCTAATTGAGAAATATTCTGATGAAGTTGAAGAACGTATTTTGGATATTGAAGATCCTATCAAAAAAATCATTGTAACATATAAAATTGGGTTTGAATATTTAAAACTATTCAAACCCTCTTTTTTGTTTGGTTTAAAAAAATACTACCATAATGCTGATAATTTCTTTGAAAACTTTAGAATTGAAGTTGTAAAAAAATCTATTTTACCACTGCTTGAAGAAGCACAAATTAAACAGTATCTTCGCAAAGATTTAAATTTAAATTTAATGTGTGATTTATACTTCTATAAAATTTCAGATTATCTTTTTAATCCCATAAATTTATTTGACAAGTATGAATCTCATGAAATTCTAGATCATTTAATAATCAATAATTTAAGAGGTTTTCTTACTGATAAGTATTTTGAAAATCATCATTTACCCGTTTAA